From one Tetragenococcus osmophilus genomic stretch:
- a CDS encoding transglutaminase-like domain-containing protein, producing MRRRIYDKIAPMVLSFLTFSLAFYQLLKIYHMESLFSQNVVIIALFCLVAGLLSKWFIKLPLYFFILCGGLFLNFSQNLTFSVTWANAFWQRVVNLSELFLDGRIGYLPEEIAISLVLLVVSLLAELLIEYERVVISYLIVIGYMLFLIIYNDIELPLEIVLFASFGLLHRFLLVHKKNKQSYLIVGMMLAIFLLITWGVPSDLIETRMLAPSATFRNYLNEKGFYQFIEETGAGNLTRSGFSEDDETLGGPLLDDNQVVFEAQQQSPHYWRIDSKTYYSGSGWESPAPGNTQIDSYSGEEVDLVDTDYQAEFAEEEEINFNREVMDSYLPLPYGNKQINLEEPTAELFVNQETQRVDFQNSEQSRSFQLGWQDFNYTLEELADVSLTTPETSVDYLQLPDQLPQRVIDLAEELTAEEETLIGKVTAIEDYLKGSESFRYSKIDAGFPTENQDYVDHFLFESQVGYCDNFSSAMVVMLRAVGIPARWAKGFSTGEEVEENQFVVRNSDAHSWAEVYFEGYGWLPFEATPTFSQPLQQTTTSSEITESSSSESTTTQETSDATTEESSNTSEESRTTSTSTAEAPTNDSSFSISPVVKNFLSVIVFVIACAFAYMLWRWYFYLYIFFLVKASQANIFKVYPILLKRSEKFVSRAPEQPLSHYAQIFEANYSEFQQSFVHLTSVYEQALYGGKQEGQQSFEQLLLDVAWHLSQAKKKRKT from the coding sequence ATGCGCAGAAGAATTTATGACAAAATAGCTCCGATGGTTCTTTCTTTTCTTACATTTTCATTGGCATTTTACCAACTTTTAAAGATTTACCATATGGAAAGCTTATTTAGCCAGAATGTTGTGATTATTGCCCTCTTTTGTTTAGTTGCGGGTTTACTTTCTAAATGGTTTATAAAACTTCCTCTTTATTTTTTTATATTATGTGGAGGTCTGTTTTTAAACTTTTCGCAAAATTTAACATTTTCGGTGACATGGGCAAATGCTTTTTGGCAACGTGTAGTAAACTTGAGTGAATTATTTTTAGATGGAAGAATTGGTTATCTTCCAGAAGAAATTGCAATTAGTTTAGTACTTTTGGTCGTGAGTTTATTAGCAGAATTGCTTATCGAATACGAACGGGTAGTGATCAGTTATCTCATTGTTATTGGCTACATGTTGTTTTTAATTATTTATAATGACATCGAGTTACCACTAGAAATTGTACTATTTGCTAGTTTTGGATTGTTGCACCGTTTTTTGCTTGTTCATAAGAAAAATAAACAAAGTTATCTCATTGTTGGTATGATGTTAGCCATATTTTTACTAATTACATGGGGCGTCCCTAGCGATCTTATAGAAACAAGAATGCTTGCTCCCAGTGCTACGTTTAGAAATTACCTAAATGAGAAGGGTTTTTATCAATTTATCGAAGAAACAGGGGCAGGTAATCTAACGCGAAGCGGCTTTAGCGAAGATGATGAAACATTAGGTGGCCCTCTTTTAGATGATAATCAAGTTGTTTTTGAGGCCCAACAACAATCGCCGCATTATTGGCGAATAGATAGTAAGACTTACTATTCAGGCTCTGGGTGGGAAAGCCCAGCACCTGGCAATACACAGATAGATTCTTATAGTGGAGAAGAAGTTGATCTGGTTGATACTGATTATCAGGCAGAATTTGCTGAAGAAGAGGAAATTAATTTTAATCGTGAAGTTATGGATTCTTATCTTCCCTTACCTTATGGCAATAAACAAATCAACCTCGAAGAACCGACGGCTGAACTATTTGTAAATCAAGAAACCCAGCGTGTTGACTTCCAAAATAGCGAACAATCTCGTTCATTTCAATTGGGTTGGCAAGATTTTAATTATACTTTAGAAGAACTAGCGGATGTTTCTTTGACTACTCCTGAGACCTCAGTTGATTATTTACAGCTGCCTGACCAGTTGCCCCAAAGAGTGATAGATTTAGCAGAAGAACTAACAGCTGAAGAGGAAACGTTAATTGGAAAAGTGACAGCTATTGAAGATTACCTGAAGGGCTCAGAAAGCTTCCGCTATTCTAAAATTGATGCAGGTTTTCCTACAGAAAATCAAGATTATGTGGATCACTTTTTATTTGAATCTCAAGTGGGTTATTGTGATAATTTTTCTTCTGCGATGGTGGTGATGCTACGAGCTGTGGGGATACCCGCACGTTGGGCTAAGGGTTTTTCTACCGGTGAAGAAGTAGAAGAAAACCAATTTGTCGTAAGAAATAGCGATGCTCATTCTTGGGCGGAAGTCTATTTTGAGGGATATGGTTGGTTGCCCTTTGAAGCGACGCCTACATTTAGCCAGCCTTTACAACAAACGACCACATCTTCTGAAATCACAGAGAGTTCTTCTTCAGAAAGCACAACGACACAAGAAACATCAGATGCTACGACAGAAGAAAGTAGTAACACTTCAGAAGAGAGTCGTACGACAAGTACGAGTACTGCAGAAGCACCAACAAATGATTCTTCTTTCTCCATTTCTCCCGTAGTGAAAAATTTTCTTTCTGTTATTGTGTTTGTTATCGCGTGTGCATTTGCTTATATGTTGTGGCGTTGGTATTTTTATTTATATATTTTCTTTCTTGTTAAGGCTAGCCAGGCCAACATTTTCAAAGTGTATCCCATTTTATTAAAAAGGTCCGAAAAATTTGTTTCCCGTGCTCCTGAACAACCATTAAGTCACTATGCACAAATTTTTGAAGCAAACTATTCTGAATTTCAACAATCTTTTGTTCATTTGACTTCAGTTTACGAACAAGCTCTGTATGGCGGTAAACAAGAAGGACAGCAATCATTCGAACAGTTGCTTCTTGATGTTGCTTGGCATTTGTCTCAGGCAAAAAAGAAGAGAAAAACGTGA
- a CDS encoding CAP domain-containing protein, translating to MVWTKPLWEEPVENFTTQVFGERLSLAYVRDQANLLYDSFTGNDTDNEQSQTKALELDQPENQTFSIGNVEIGDNREEIENNYGEPARETANEYGLEWASYHENYQNFLLVAYDQQDTVQGLYTNQDLVAAQNDITLGTTKSQVHEELGEAENAIIHRGFNMQTNDDGEYDVYRIDGNYITIFYDVHENDEVTAMQIVEESLETDKNSPYADASEDLKEGFEYQLFDVTNAERAKRGLNVLDWNEEVRGTARKHSTDMADNHYFDHTNQQGQSPFDRMQEDGIAFMSAGENLAQGQPSSIYAHQGLMNSEGHRKNIVNDGFTELGVGVDFNEDNQPVYTENFLSR from the coding sequence GTGGTTTGGACAAAACCGCTTTGGGAAGAACCTGTAGAAAATTTTACGACTCAAGTTTTTGGTGAAAGACTAAGTCTTGCCTATGTGAGAGACCAAGCCAATTTGTTGTATGACTCTTTTACAGGAAATGATACAGATAATGAGCAAAGTCAGACGAAGGCTCTAGAGTTAGATCAGCCAGAAAACCAAACTTTTTCCATTGGTAATGTGGAAATTGGCGATAACAGAGAAGAAATTGAAAATAATTATGGAGAACCTGCGCGTGAAACGGCAAATGAATACGGATTGGAATGGGCTAGCTATCATGAGAACTATCAAAATTTCTTGCTAGTTGCTTATGATCAACAAGATACAGTACAAGGACTATATACTAACCAAGATTTGGTGGCAGCACAAAATGATATTACGTTAGGAACAACGAAATCTCAGGTTCATGAAGAATTAGGTGAAGCAGAAAATGCGATTATCCATAGAGGGTTTAACATGCAAACAAATGATGATGGAGAATACGATGTTTATCGCATTGATGGCAATTATATAACCATTTTTTATGATGTACATGAAAATGATGAAGTGACAGCTATGCAAATTGTAGAAGAATCGTTAGAAACAGACAAAAATTCTCCTTACGCTGATGCTAGTGAAGATTTAAAAGAAGGATTTGAGTATCAGTTGTTTGATGTTACAAATGCCGAACGTGCCAAACGTGGACTGAATGTATTAGATTGGAATGAAGAAGTAAGAGGAACGGCTAGAAAACATAGTACGGATATGGCTGACAATCATTATTTTGATCATACAAATCAACAAGGCCAGTCACCCTTTGATCGTATGCAAGAAGATGGCATTGCTTTTATGAGCGCGGGTGAAAATTTAGCCCAAGGGCAGCCTAGCAGTATCTACGCTCATCAAGGGCTTATGAACTCTGAAGGGCACCGGAAAAATATTGTCAATGACGGCTTTACTGAATTAGGCGTTGGCGTTGATTTTAATGAAGATAACCAACCCGTTTATACCGAGAATTTTTTAAGTAGATAA
- a CDS encoding GNAT family N-acetyltransferase gives MGTETIQTKRLTLRKLRVEDSNQMYANWASDSKVTRYLSWPPHGTIETVKTLLWEKQQFYTDTNYFDWGIEIKQTQELIGTITVVDHDKSTQTFELGYVIGKNWWGKGYVTEAVQAVVSYLFQETTVNRIEAKHDTSNDNSGKVLRKNRFNYEGTLKKRGTNNRGVVDISIYSMLRKDWIGY, from the coding sequence ATGGGTACTGAAACGATACAAACGAAACGGTTAACATTACGGAAACTGCGTGTGGAAGATAGCAACCAGATGTATGCAAACTGGGCTTCAGATTCTAAAGTAACGCGCTATTTATCATGGCCGCCACACGGCACAATTGAAACTGTAAAAACATTACTATGGGAAAAACAGCAATTTTATACAGATACTAATTATTTCGACTGGGGAATTGAAATAAAACAAACGCAGGAATTGATTGGGACAATTACGGTAGTAGATCATGATAAAAGTACTCAAACATTTGAACTTGGCTATGTGATTGGTAAAAATTGGTGGGGCAAGGGATACGTAACAGAAGCTGTGCAAGCTGTTGTTTCTTATCTTTTTCAAGAAACAACAGTGAACCGGATTGAAGCAAAGCATGATACAAGTAATGACAATTCAGGTAAAGTCTTAAGAAAAAACAGATTCAATTATGAAGGAACATTAAAAAAGCGCGGTACTAATAATCGTGGAGTAGTTGATATATCGATTTATTCTATGTTAAGAAAAGACTGGATTGGATATTAA
- a CDS encoding PTS transporter subunit EIIB, whose product MAKGYNKLAKEIIEHVGGENNVEQLQHCVTRLRFYLKDESKADTAYLKNLAGIVTVIEASGQYQLVIGNEVAPVYEAILNVSNINNETAETPNDKRNDNRKWLDKFIDLISGIFQPFIVVLSATGMIKGIVALLGVFGLNETNSGFYAVLNAVGDGFFQFLPVVIFEFTQNLKGLSNKRKPYRYPQWKTGQRHGFSLSTRPICGHKKPSAMVLLSCTKTNHK is encoded by the coding sequence ATGGCAAAGGGTTATAATAAACTAGCAAAAGAAATCATTGAGCATGTAGGCGGTGAAAACAATGTTGAACAGCTCCAACATTGTGTTACGCGCCTACGATTTTATTTAAAAGATGAAAGTAAGGCAGATACAGCCTATTTAAAAAATCTAGCAGGAATTGTCACTGTTATTGAGGCGAGCGGACAATATCAGTTGGTTATCGGCAATGAAGTTGCTCCAGTATATGAAGCTATTTTAAATGTTTCGAATATTAATAATGAAACAGCAGAAACTCCAAATGACAAGAGAAATGATAATCGTAAATGGCTTGATAAATTTATTGACCTGATTTCTGGAATTTTCCAACCATTCATCGTAGTATTAAGCGCAACTGGAATGATAAAAGGGATCGTGGCTTTATTAGGCGTTTTTGGATTAAATGAAACAAATAGTGGCTTTTACGCTGTATTAAATGCAGTAGGCGATGGTTTCTTTCAATTTTTACCTGTTGTTATTTTTGAATTTACCCAAAATCTGAAGGGCCTATCCAATAAAAGAAAACCGTACCGTTATCCCCAGTGGAAAACTGGGCAACGGCACGGTTTTTCTTTATCCACAAGACCAATCTGTGGACACAAAAAGCCTTCCGCTATGGTATTATTAAGTTGCACCAAAACAAACCATAAATAA
- a CDS encoding transposase — protein MNPTDIYQVKRDFFQFSQKLAQGLAKPDQKFIFDMIFGMVKSQSPLLSDIARALEEDTRLLYTVKRLSRRGADFDDFHPLHQNYLQTVQPHLQEDMLVIVDNSDITKPYGEQFEALARVHDGSRGGTEKGYMSANISIASPKTKHPIPICSHLFSVAEEYFDSTNVETYKGLNLVKRLFQEKTYTLVMDRGYDSNDMFTFMHKQDDSFIVRLQDKRYLKYQNKRIKVPELALRRKGKITFSSTIKGKKYALKVSHIPVELPCLSKVPLNMVVVYGYGQKPMKLLTNKPIKNKEDVLAIVKAYITRWRIEENFRVQKQEYHLEKVRTLHLNSLRLIHCLVSYLIGHHSLLLEKETYYVKQVLHRAKATFSDQKIRLKLYRFIRGLAEILRFDSTGIQAYKRVKKRPRAHQLALAV, from the coding sequence ATGAATCCGACCGATATTTATCAAGTAAAACGAGATTTTTTTCAATTTTCCCAGAAACTCGCGCAAGGATTGGCCAAACCGGATCAAAAATTTATATTCGATATGATTTTTGGCATGGTCAAAAGCCAGTCCCCGCTCCTATCTGATATCGCACGCGCTTTAGAAGAGGATACGCGTCTTCTTTATACCGTGAAACGTTTGTCCCGTCGTGGGGCGGATTTTGACGATTTTCATCCCTTGCACCAAAATTATTTACAAACGGTTCAACCTCATTTGCAGGAAGATATGCTGGTCATCGTCGATAACTCCGATATCACGAAGCCTTACGGCGAACAATTTGAAGCGCTCGCTCGTGTTCATGATGGGTCTCGTGGTGGCACAGAAAAAGGCTATATGTCGGCTAACATCTCAATTGCTTCTCCCAAGACGAAACATCCGATCCCGATTTGTTCCCACTTGTTTTCGGTTGCGGAAGAATATTTTGACAGTACCAATGTGGAAACCTATAAAGGATTAAACCTGGTGAAGCGTTTATTTCAAGAAAAAACCTATACGCTCGTTATGGATCGTGGTTACGACAGTAATGATATGTTTACATTTATGCATAAGCAAGACGATTCCTTTATCGTTCGGCTCCAAGATAAGCGCTACCTAAAGTATCAGAATAAACGGATCAAGGTGCCCGAATTAGCGTTAAGAAGAAAAGGGAAGATCACTTTTTCTTCGACCATTAAAGGCAAGAAATATGCATTGAAAGTCTCTCATATTCCCGTAGAACTTCCGTGTCTCTCTAAGGTCCCGCTGAATATGGTGGTCGTCTATGGCTACGGCCAAAAGCCCATGAAATTATTAACGAATAAACCCATTAAGAACAAAGAAGACGTCTTAGCGATCGTCAAAGCTTATATTACGCGTTGGCGGATTGAAGAGAATTTTCGTGTCCAAAAACAAGAATATCACTTAGAGAAAGTACGTACGCTCCACCTCAATAGCTTACGCTTGATCCATTGCTTAGTGAGTTATTTGATCGGGCATCATAGCTTATTATTAGAAAAAGAAACGTACTATGTCAAACAAGTGCTTCATCGCGCCAAAGCCACATTTTCGGACCAAAAGATCCGCTTGAAGCTGTACCGCTTCATTCGAGGGCTGGCCGAGATTCTCCGATTTGATTCGACGGGCATTCAAGCCTATAAAAGGGTGAAAAAACGACCCAGGGCTCATCAACTCGCGCTCGCTGTGTGA
- a CDS encoding PTS transporter subunit EIIC gives MGKFKVVIALTAAKKFRMNIYSALAIAFALVYPSLSDITAGEPLYTLFAGTPFSADVYTTFLGIPVLLPPGGYYSTVIPVILTIWFGAKVEKGFKRIIPSVVNSFLTPFFTVLVAASLAILVIGPIATWGADFIGFIFMGIYELSPVIFGALVGGLWQLLVMFGLHWGLAPIGILQISEQGFTPILSNSGSASFGVLGVLLAIIVKNRTRSVRNIGIPATIASVFGVTEPGIYGLLLPMKKPFIIALISSAIGGAYTGFFDVVVYRIGGFGIFTLTNYITDDGQLTMNFWHRLISFVLVTVIAFTIQMFMKTPQLETMNGEKQTINHEESEKVENKI, from the coding sequence ATGGGTAAATTCAAAGTTGTTATTGCGTTGACAGCGGCAAAAAAATTCCGAATGAACATTTATTCAGCTTTAGCTATTGCATTTGCTTTAGTTTATCCTTCTTTAAGTGATATCACAGCAGGTGAGCCACTCTATACTTTATTTGCAGGGACACCATTTAGTGCGGATGTATATACTACATTTCTTGGGATTCCAGTATTATTACCACCGGGTGGGTATTACTCAACCGTTATCCCTGTTATTTTAACCATATGGTTTGGCGCAAAAGTTGAAAAAGGGTTTAAAAGAATTATACCTTCCGTTGTTAATTCTTTTTTGACGCCCTTTTTTACGGTGTTAGTCGCGGCTTCTCTTGCTATTTTAGTCATTGGCCCTATAGCTACTTGGGGCGCTGATTTCATTGGCTTTATATTTATGGGCATTTATGAATTGAGTCCAGTCATTTTTGGTGCCCTCGTTGGTGGGTTATGGCAATTGCTTGTAATGTTTGGATTACACTGGGGGCTAGCTCCTATTGGCATACTGCAAATTTCTGAACAAGGGTTCACTCCTATTTTATCTAATTCTGGTAGTGCAAGTTTTGGTGTACTTGGGGTCTTATTAGCCATTATAGTTAAAAATAGAACAAGAAGTGTAAGAAATATTGGAATTCCTGCTACAATTGCTTCGGTATTTGGTGTAACTGAACCAGGAATTTATGGACTTTTATTGCCAATGAAAAAACCATTTATTATTGCGTTGATTTCCAGTGCGATAGGGGGAGCATATACAGGATTTTTTGATGTCGTTGTTTACCGTATAGGGGGCTTCGGGATTTTTACCCTTACAAACTATATTACAGATGATGGCCAGTTAACGATGAATTTCTGGCATCGCTTAATTTCATTTGTTCTTGTTACAGTAATCGCCTTTACTATTCAAATGTTTATGAAAACTCCACAATTAGAAACAATGAATGGAGAAAAACAAACGATAAATCATGAAGAATCGGAAAAAGTCGAAAATAAAATATGA
- a CDS encoding transglycosylase family protein yields the protein MKLKKLLLGTALTAGTVFAVGTTSANADEVYTIQSDDTLAKISKQFVGDKSLIDSIVDANGIQDKNVIYEGEQLTIPTNGNDAEEQQAPVQQEAPVQEQQAPVQEQQAPVQEQPAEEQQPAQAEQQPAQAEQQPAPEADNSGDSSVEVNDHLQQIAQRESGGDLQAVNPSSGAAGKYQFMQPTWDSVAPAEYQGVSPTQAPEHVQDAAAQRLYDEVGPSQWVTA from the coding sequence ATGAAACTCAAAAAACTATTACTAGGGACAGCGTTGACCGCAGGTACGGTTTTTGCAGTTGGAACAACTAGCGCCAATGCGGATGAAGTTTATACAATTCAATCCGACGACACATTAGCAAAAATTTCAAAACAATTTGTTGGAGATAAAAGTTTAATTGATTCGATCGTGGATGCAAATGGCATTCAAGATAAAAATGTAATTTATGAAGGCGAACAATTGACAATTCCAACGAATGGTAATGACGCTGAAGAGCAACAAGCTCCTGTACAACAAGAAGCGCCAGTACAAGAGCAACAAGCACCAGTTCAAGAACAACAAGCACCAGTTCAAGAACAACCGGCTGAAGAGCAACAACCAGCTCAAGCAGAGCAACAACCAGCTCAAGCAGAACAACAACCAGCTCCTGAAGCTGATAATTCTGGGGATTCTTCCGTAGAAGTGAACGATCATTTACAACAAATTGCGCAACGTGAATCAGGTGGAGACTTACAAGCTGTAAATCCATCTTCAGGTGCAGCAGGTAAATATCAATTCATGCAACCTACATGGGATTCTGTAGCGCCAGCGGAATATCAAGGCGTTTCTCCTACCCAAGCTCCTGAACATGTTCAAGACGCAGCAGCTCAAAGGTTATATGATGAAGTTGGCCCATCCCAATGGGTAACTGCATAA
- a CDS encoding undecaprenyl-diphosphate phosphatase codes for MESLTNLWTLFQYFILGIVQGITEPIPVSSSGHLIIARELFNVEARGLSFEIFVNFASLLAVILIYRKDIVRLIAQTWRFLFKGDKNAKSDFMFVIYLVIATIPVGVVGVLFGDVLGEALSGIRVVGVTLLITALFLWIIRNLQGRKQDGDLSTKDAIIVGLAQAVATTPGISRSGATIVASMLVGMKKETALRFSFLLYIPVSLGTGLLEIPEIVRDPAMGQLWGPYLLAFITAFIASYFGLKLFMDIMRRGKLEYFAYYCVAVGLLALFFL; via the coding sequence ATGGAGTCTTTAACGAATTTGTGGACGCTGTTCCAGTATTTTATTCTTGGTATTGTTCAGGGGATAACCGAACCAATCCCAGTATCCTCTAGCGGTCATTTAATTATTGCCAGAGAGCTATTTAATGTTGAAGCTAGAGGGCTTTCTTTTGAAATCTTTGTGAATTTTGCTTCTTTGTTAGCTGTGATATTGATTTATCGAAAGGATATTGTACGTTTAATTGCGCAAACATGGAGGTTTTTATTCAAAGGAGATAAAAACGCTAAAAGTGATTTTATGTTCGTTATTTATCTCGTTATAGCAACCATTCCTGTGGGAGTTGTCGGCGTATTGTTTGGCGATGTGCTAGGTGAGGCGTTAAGTGGGATAAGGGTCGTCGGAGTTACCTTGCTGATTACGGCACTTTTCCTTTGGATCATTCGTAACTTACAAGGACGTAAACAAGATGGTGACTTATCAACAAAGGATGCGATTATTGTGGGGCTTGCGCAAGCAGTGGCTACAACACCTGGAATAAGTAGGTCTGGGGCTACAATTGTTGCTTCTATGCTTGTCGGGATGAAAAAAGAAACTGCTTTGCGTTTTTCTTTCCTTCTTTATATTCCCGTAAGTCTCGGAACAGGGCTTCTTGAAATACCTGAAATTGTTCGCGATCCGGCCATGGGTCAATTATGGGGGCCATATCTGTTAGCATTTATCACTGCATTTATTGCGAGTTATTTTGGTCTTAAGCTATTTATGGACATTATGCGTCGTGGAAAGCTAGAATATTTTGCTTATTACTGCGTAGCTGTCGGTCTTTTAGCACTGTTTTTCTTGTAG
- a CDS encoding sensor histidine kinase, with protein sequence MIDVSLLPLFLFFVFDNILVFWLIVAALALYVSAYLAIHSAYIYLSYLTLLTVLFPLLEREWLLALTALLNFVLFFFVIIHWKQADIKKVAYKDDYETLYRLYRSSKRQVGDMERVTRQEERNQMAREIHDSVGHRLTALTMQLEAARLQAKTSESQETFAQLKTLAQDSLADTRNAVRTFKTEDTAGLQAVIQLIRKLEAESQLRVAITMKTGVLGIILTNQQSVTLYRAIQESLTNMMRHSSSRQAMVEFQVIAQRELRFQITHSVKEQITIKEGFGLTNMRERLADINGKLTINQVKDQLHLIGQFPLEVKNSD encoded by the coding sequence ATGATTGATGTGAGTTTGCTACCTCTCTTTCTTTTCTTTGTGTTTGATAATATCTTAGTATTCTGGCTAATTGTTGCAGCCCTTGCTTTATATGTAAGCGCCTATCTGGCGATCCATTCAGCCTATATTTACTTATCCTATCTTACTTTGCTGACTGTCTTGTTTCCTCTACTTGAACGAGAATGGCTGCTGGCATTGACTGCATTATTAAACTTTGTTCTTTTTTTCTTTGTTATTATCCATTGGAAACAAGCTGATATTAAAAAAGTAGCTTATAAAGATGACTATGAAACGCTGTATCGCTTGTATCGTTCTTCCAAACGACAAGTAGGAGATATGGAAAGAGTGACAAGACAAGAAGAAAGAAATCAAATGGCCAGAGAAATTCACGATTCAGTAGGACATCGCCTAACAGCTTTGACTATGCAATTAGAAGCAGCGAGATTACAGGCAAAAACTAGTGAAAGTCAAGAAACTTTTGCACAACTAAAGACACTGGCACAAGATAGTTTAGCAGATACGCGCAATGCCGTCCGAACGTTTAAGACAGAAGATACAGCGGGCTTACAAGCGGTGATTCAATTAATACGAAAGTTGGAGGCAGAAAGTCAGTTGCGGGTAGCTATTACCATGAAAACAGGTGTTTTAGGTATTATCTTAACGAACCAGCAATCTGTTACATTGTATCGTGCCATTCAAGAATCATTGACAAATATGATGAGGCACAGTTCGAGTCGTCAAGCAATGGTAGAATTTCAAGTGATTGCTCAAAGAGAGTTACGCTTTCAGATTACTCATTCTGTAAAAGAACAGATAACGATTAAAGAAGGTTTCGGATTGACAAATATGCGGGAACGTTTAGCTGATATTAACGGCAAACTAACCATTAATCAAGTAAAAGATCAATTGCATTTAATTGGCCAATTTCCTTTGGAGGTGAAAAATAGTGATTAA
- a CDS encoding response regulator, with product MINILLVEDQMLVRQGLKLMIETEKEFQVSGEASNGQEAVTLCEKQTFDVVILDIRMPEMSGLEAGRKIRQRWPDVIILMLTTFNDEEYARLFVN from the coding sequence GTGATTAACATTTTACTCGTAGAAGATCAGATGCTTGTGCGTCAAGGGTTAAAATTAATGATCGAAACCGAGAAGGAATTTCAGGTATCTGGAGAGGCTAGCAACGGGCAAGAAGCTGTCACGCTATGCGAGAAGCAAACTTTTGATGTGGTGATTTTAGATATCCGTATGCCTGAAATGAGCGGATTAGAAGCAGGACGCAAGATTCGTCAACGTTGGCCTGATGTGATTATCTTAATGTTAACAACATTTAATGATGAAGAATATGCACGGCTCTTTGTCAACTAG
- a CDS encoding uracil-DNA glycosylase, with translation MEYPSKLKKDIMEQSKNFQLEGFLPGRGAENADVMLVAEAPGKTEIKTQVPFSGQAGKGLDTALDRIDLHREDIYMTSVVRCRPYSVKKKGEKQTYPNRTPSKTEIRLFAPLFDFEVATVQPKIIVAMGNSALKRLLGNHYNISSYHGQTLQQSIYKLSKDRKNYEETKESYMIFPMYHPAAILYNRNLKETMSEDWARLSELIQKVTTEKSE, from the coding sequence ATGGAGTATCCGAGCAAATTAAAAAAAGATATTATGGAGCAAAGTAAGAATTTTCAATTAGAAGGCTTTTTGCCTGGAAGAGGAGCAGAAAATGCTGATGTAATGCTTGTAGCTGAAGCTCCAGGAAAAACTGAGATAAAAACACAAGTTCCTTTTAGTGGTCAAGCTGGAAAAGGGCTGGATACTGCTCTTGATAGGATTGATCTTCATAGGGAAGACATTTACATGACAAGTGTAGTTAGGTGCCGTCCTTATAGTGTCAAAAAGAAAGGAGAAAAGCAAACTTACCCTAATCGTACGCCTAGTAAAACTGAAATACGTCTTTTTGCTCCTCTTTTTGATTTTGAAGTAGCAACTGTTCAGCCTAAAATTATTGTAGCGATGGGAAATAGTGCTTTAAAACGGTTATTAGGAAATCATTACAATATCTCTTCCTATCATGGTCAAACATTGCAACAATCTATTTATAAACTATCGAAAGATCGTAAAAATTATGAAGAAACAAAAGAAAGTTATATGATTTTCCCAATGTATCATCCTGCGGCTATTCTTTATAATCGTAATTTAAAGGAAACAATGAGTGAGGATTGGGCTCGTTTGTCTGAACTTATACAAAAAGTTACAACAGAAAAAAGTGAATAG